The Terriglobia bacterium sequence CCGGACCCGGTCGCGGGTGGCAAACACTCCAGCGACAGCCCCTTGCCGATTAGTTTGCCGGCGGGAGTCAGGATCAGTCCGGGGTCCAAGGGCTTGGCGGCGACCGCGGCGGCGAATTGCGCGGCGAGATCGTCGAGCGCAACCGTAACCAGCGCGGTATCCACAGGATCGGCAACCGCCTCCAGAGCGGCGGGGGGTGGCGTCGTGGCGGCAGCGATGTCGGGAGCTGACTCAGGAATCTCGGGCGGCGCCGGCACGGCAAGCTCGACTGCGATAGTCGCCACATCGACGACTGGAGCCGCAGGCTCGACGACAGTGGGGGCAACAACTTTGAATTCGTTGGCCTCGGCGAGTTCGTCCCCGATCCGGCCTTCGCGCACAGCGGTGACGAAACGCTTGTGTTGGTCCCGGAGCATCTCGTGCATGTGCTCTTCGGAAAAACCCGGCTCCCTGGTTCTTTCGGCGTAGGAGGTCTGGTGCTTGCCGATGCAGCGCCCTTTGACGAAGACCAGCGTCTGGAGCCGCAGCTCGTGGAGACGTGCTTCGCTCTGGACGTGGTACACGGTGTCGGCGTATTTCACGTCGGTGTTGAAACCGAAAATCACAAAACCACCCGAGGAGATCAGCGAAGCTGATCTGCCGCTGTCCTGTCGCGCTTCGGCGCAGAATGGAAGCGGTTTTTTGCTGCTCACGAGAGTCGCAATCCCGCTTCAGACGCCGCTCCCACCGTGCTTGACACTGCACAGGACGAAAACTATAGTCGGTTGTTTGCCCAGTGCTTGGGCGCGAATTATATACAGCTCCCCTATGCCGGACAACTACTTTGCCCGCTACTTACCGCTTCTCTTTCAGGTGGGAATCGCCCTGGCGCTTGCGGGCGGGATGGTGATTCTCTCCGCCTTGATCGGCAAGCATCGTTACAGCCGGGCCAAGATGTCGCCCTACGAGTGCGGCATGACCCCGGTGGGCGACGCACGCGAGCGTTTTTCCGTCAAATTCTATCTCGTGGCCATGCTGTTCATCCTGTTCGACGTGGAAGCGGTGTTCCTGTATCCCTGGGCCGTGCTGCTCAGGGAACTGAAGATGTTCGGCTTCTGGGAGATGCTGGTGTACATCGGAATCGTGCTGGTGGGCCTGTTGTACGTGTGGAACAAAGGCGTGCTGGACTGGTCGGGCACGCCGCTCATCCGCGCCGGCGCCTCCGCGAACC is a genomic window containing:
- a CDS encoding NADH-quinone oxidoreductase subunit A; amino-acid sequence: MPDNYFARYLPLLFQVGIALALAGGMVILSALIGKHRYSRAKMSPYECGMTPVGDARERFSVKFYLVAMLFILFDVEAVFLYPWAVLLRELKMFGFWEMLVYIGIVLVGLLYVWNKGVLDWSGTPLIRAGASANPSITAGPADPPGSTPVFAVPMEESKS